The following proteins are encoded in a genomic region of Nonomuraea muscovyensis:
- a CDS encoding M24 family metallopeptidase, producing the protein MTPDGRLAAVRAAMADGEIDALVLRPSPDFRFLGGTGEDFLVVTAAAVAETADPARLVPPRARRVGVDPEMRVHELFGLSIEAEVVPATAVLAPLRLRKEPAEVEAIGRAAAAAEAVLAQVRELAWFGVTERAMAARLRGLLLESGCEAVLSLRVAAGEHTARPAHRPGERVINPGDALLVSVCGRWDGYCAEVARVFAVAEPPDDFEAMYSVVLAAHAAALASMREGATAAGVAATVRNVIDGSGYGRFAAAGAGRGVGLGHEEGPRLWPGEDAALAAGMTLCLEPAIYVPDLFGARVADVVVCTGTGPVALSGGPPALHVLDR; encoded by the coding sequence GTGACACCCGACGGCAGGCTGGCGGCCGTGCGGGCGGCCATGGCCGACGGCGAGATCGACGCGCTGGTGCTGCGCCCGTCGCCGGACTTCCGGTTCCTCGGTGGTACGGGCGAGGACTTCCTCGTGGTCACGGCCGCGGCCGTGGCCGAGACGGCCGACCCGGCGCGGCTCGTCCCGCCGCGGGCGCGGCGGGTGGGCGTGGACCCGGAGATGCGGGTCCACGAGCTGTTCGGGCTGTCGATCGAGGCCGAGGTGGTGCCCGCCACGGCCGTGCTGGCGCCGCTGCGGCTGCGCAAGGAGCCGGCCGAGGTCGAGGCGATCGGGCGGGCCGCCGCGGCTGCCGAGGCGGTGCTCGCCCAGGTGCGGGAGCTGGCCTGGTTCGGCGTGACCGAGCGGGCGATGGCGGCCAGGCTGCGCGGGCTGCTGCTGGAGTCGGGCTGCGAGGCGGTGCTGTCGCTGCGGGTGGCCGCGGGCGAGCACACCGCCCGGCCCGCGCACCGGCCGGGCGAGCGCGTGATCAATCCCGGTGACGCGCTGCTGGTGTCGGTCTGCGGCCGGTGGGACGGCTACTGCGCGGAGGTGGCGCGGGTGTTCGCCGTCGCGGAGCCGCCGGACGACTTCGAGGCCATGTACTCGGTGGTGCTGGCCGCGCACGCCGCGGCCCTCGCCTCGATGCGCGAGGGGGCCACGGCCGCCGGCGTGGCCGCCACGGTGCGCAACGTGATCGACGGCAGCGGGTACGGCCGGTTCGCCGCCGCGGGCGCCGGCCGGGGCGTGGGTCTCGGCCACGAGGAGGGGCCGCGGCTGTGGCCGGGGGAGGACGCGGCGCTGGCCGCCGGGATGACGCTCTGCCTGGAGCCGGCCATCTACGTGCCGGACCTGTTCGGCGCGCGGGTGGCCGACGTGGTGGTCTGCACCGGGACGGGCCCGGTGGCGCTGAGCGGTGGCCCGCCGGCCCTGCACGTCCTGGACCGCTGA
- a CDS encoding dihydrofolate reductase family protein gives MASRLVVSTFVSLDGVMQAPGGPGEDDANGFPHSGWLPPYVDEGFGRIMGDQLERADGMLLGRRSYDILAAHWPGVPDEEGGAKINSMPKYVTTRTPMDAGWRNTRVLVGDAAQTVADLKRSTDGEILVQGSSDLLRTLQRAELVDEYRLLVFPVILGEGKRLFAEGTAPAGLRLTGSTATDAGVVYVTYEWAGKPSYGSV, from the coding sequence ATGGCAAGCAGGCTGGTCGTTTCGACGTTCGTGTCGCTGGACGGTGTCATGCAGGCCCCGGGCGGGCCCGGCGAGGACGACGCGAACGGCTTCCCGCACAGCGGATGGCTGCCCCCGTACGTGGACGAGGGGTTCGGCCGGATCATGGGCGACCAACTCGAACGCGCCGACGGCATGCTACTGGGCCGCAGGTCGTACGACATCCTCGCGGCGCACTGGCCCGGCGTGCCCGACGAGGAAGGCGGCGCCAAGATCAACAGCATGCCGAAGTACGTCACCACGCGGACGCCGATGGACGCCGGGTGGCGCAACACGCGGGTCCTGGTGGGCGATGCCGCGCAGACCGTCGCCGACCTGAAGCGGAGCACCGACGGCGAGATCCTCGTGCAGGGCAGCAGCGACCTGCTCCGCACGCTGCAGCGGGCCGAGTTGGTCGACGAGTACCGCCTGCTGGTCTTCCCCGTCATCCTCGGCGAGGGCAAGCGGCTGTTCGCCGAGGGGACCGCGCCGGCCGGGCTGCGGCTCACCGGGTCCACCGCGACGGACGCCGGCGTCGTCTACGTGACCTACGAGTGGGCGGGCAAGCCGTCCTACGGGTCGGTCTAG
- a CDS encoding aldehyde ferredoxin oxidoreductase C-terminal domain-containing protein, translating to MTFIVDLTSGTVEREYRSAGHFGGTILGLRLMAERTPAGLDPYDDRALLFVAAGALGGTAAPGLAKAVFLAKSPLTGVAGEAHALGPFAAGMRGAGAQALAVVGRAERLSYLLVQGGEVTVHDAEDLRGYGVAAATDALRARHGERAHVAAIGPAGERLVRYASVVTDLAFPAARYGLGAVFGSKNLKAVVCVGDAPAEVADPAAVEALAAHYRDRLASNPLAALQHGEPGFAGWSGEPPAPGYASVRNFSVPGEHGLRVPAAAGYDGRAVATSGGCPGCPNDCLKVYAPPDLPERRTGGLGQEAFLSLGWNLGIDDLDAVLAANALCDDLGLDPVSLGGTLAFAMECAGRGLLPGGPAFGDAAALPRLVRDVAQRGRPLGDLLAEGSVRAARWLGPATVPYAMTVRGAELPCFDPRVQPGLGLGYAVAPGGPRYDALEHDLVFDPDLGLTYSFAEAARVGAEPAPAGRLDKERGVRSARLLRLWSGLDALNLCVFASSPARPLTIDHLTALVTAVLGAEFTLDDLLEAGQRRLDELRAYAEREGGGPGELPDRLYDEPVTAGPHAGAVLDRTAFAEARAAFHAELGWPTPDTPQPPDPTP from the coding sequence GTGACGTTCATCGTCGATCTGACCAGCGGGACCGTGGAACGCGAGTACCGCTCAGCCGGGCACTTCGGCGGGACGATCCTCGGCCTGCGCCTGATGGCCGAGCGCACCCCCGCCGGGCTGGACCCGTACGACGACCGGGCGCTGCTCTTCGTCGCGGCCGGAGCGCTCGGCGGCACGGCCGCGCCCGGCCTGGCCAAGGCCGTGTTCCTGGCCAAGTCGCCGCTCACCGGCGTGGCGGGTGAAGCGCACGCCCTCGGGCCGTTCGCGGCCGGGATGCGCGGAGCCGGGGCCCAGGCGCTGGCCGTCGTGGGACGGGCCGAGCGGCTGTCGTACCTGCTCGTCCAGGGCGGCGAGGTGACCGTCCACGACGCCGAGGACCTGCGCGGGTACGGCGTGGCCGCCGCGACCGACGCGCTGCGGGCCCGCCACGGCGAGCGGGCGCACGTCGCGGCCATCGGCCCGGCGGGGGAGAGGCTGGTCAGGTACGCGAGCGTGGTGACCGACCTGGCCTTCCCCGCCGCCCGATACGGGCTCGGCGCGGTCTTCGGGTCGAAGAACCTCAAGGCCGTCGTATGCGTCGGCGACGCCCCGGCCGAGGTCGCCGACCCGGCCGCCGTCGAGGCGCTGGCCGCCCACTACCGCGACCGCCTCGCCTCGAACCCGCTCGCGGCGCTCCAGCACGGCGAGCCCGGGTTCGCCGGGTGGAGCGGCGAACCGCCCGCCCCCGGGTACGCCTCCGTCCGGAACTTCTCCGTGCCCGGCGAGCACGGCCTGCGAGTCCCCGCCGCCGCCGGCTACGACGGCCGCGCGGTCGCCACCTCCGGCGGCTGTCCCGGCTGCCCGAACGACTGCCTCAAGGTGTACGCCCCGCCTGACCTGCCCGAACGCAGGACCGGCGGCCTCGGGCAGGAGGCGTTCCTGTCTCTCGGCTGGAACCTGGGCATCGACGACCTCGACGCCGTCCTCGCCGCCAACGCCCTCTGCGACGACCTCGGCCTCGATCCCGTGTCCCTCGGCGGCACGCTGGCCTTCGCCATGGAGTGCGCCGGACGCGGGCTGCTGCCCGGCGGGCCCGCGTTCGGTGACGCGGCCGCGCTGCCGCGCCTGGTCCGGGACGTCGCGCAGCGCGGCAGGCCCCTGGGCGACCTGCTCGCCGAGGGCTCCGTGCGGGCCGCCCGGTGGCTCGGACCGGCGACGGTGCCGTACGCGATGACGGTCAGGGGCGCCGAGCTGCCCTGCTTCGACCCGCGTGTCCAGCCGGGGCTCGGCCTCGGGTACGCCGTCGCGCCCGGAGGGCCCCGGTACGACGCGCTGGAGCACGACCTGGTCTTCGACCCCGACCTCGGGCTCACGTACAGCTTCGCGGAGGCCGCGCGCGTCGGCGCCGAGCCCGCGCCGGCGGGCCGGCTGGACAAGGAACGCGGCGTCCGCAGCGCCCGCCTGCTGCGGCTGTGGAGCGGGCTCGACGCGCTCAACCTCTGCGTCTTCGCCTCCTCGCCGGCCCGGCCGCTCACGATCGACCACCTCACCGCGCTGGTGACCGCCGTCCTGGGGGCGGAGTTCACGCTGGACGACCTGCTGGAGGCGGGGCAGCGGCGGCTCGACGAACTGCGCGCCTACGCCGAGCGGGAGGGCGGCGGCCCCGGCGAGCTCCCGGACCGCCTGTACGACGAGCCCGTCACAGCGGGACCGCACGCGGGCGCCGTCCTCGACCGGACCGCCTTCGCCGAGGCCCGCGCCGCCTTCCACGCCGAACTCGGCTGGCCCACCCCCGACACTCCGCAGCCCCCTGACCCGACCCCCTGA
- a CDS encoding amidohydrolase family protein, which yields MSVVDAHQHFWNLETGTYPWLTPEHGPIHRTFEPDELIPQLAAAGVDRTVLVQSMDSYADTDAMLAQADAHDFVGAVVGWVPLHRPEEAAEALARHRAHPKFAGIRHLIHDEPDPDWLLQDTVIEGLGLLAEAGLPFDVVAVLPRHLEHIPVLAERVPGLRMVIDHLAKPPIREKGWEPWASLIARAAEYPQVHAKVSGLNTAADPLTWSAADLRPYVEHALEVFGPDRLMFGSDWPVALLAGDYAQVWRETGVLLSGLSEAERAAVLGGTATRFYDLPETPDA from the coding sequence ATGTCCGTCGTCGACGCCCACCAGCATTTCTGGAACCTGGAGACGGGCACCTATCCCTGGCTGACGCCGGAACACGGCCCCATCCACCGCACGTTCGAGCCCGACGAGCTGATCCCGCAGCTCGCGGCGGCGGGGGTGGACCGCACGGTCCTGGTGCAGTCGATGGACTCCTACGCCGACACCGACGCGATGCTGGCGCAGGCCGACGCCCACGACTTCGTCGGCGCGGTGGTCGGCTGGGTGCCGCTGCACCGCCCCGAGGAGGCCGCCGAAGCACTCGCGCGCCACCGCGCGCACCCGAAGTTCGCCGGGATCCGGCACCTCATCCACGACGAGCCCGACCCCGACTGGCTGCTCCAGGACACCGTGATCGAGGGCCTCGGCCTGCTCGCCGAGGCGGGCCTGCCCTTCGACGTGGTGGCGGTGCTGCCCCGGCACCTGGAGCACATCCCGGTGCTGGCCGAGCGGGTGCCCGGCCTGCGCATGGTGATCGACCACCTGGCCAAGCCGCCGATCAGGGAGAAGGGCTGGGAGCCGTGGGCGTCGCTGATCGCCAGGGCGGCCGAGTACCCGCAGGTCCACGCCAAGGTGTCGGGGCTGAACACGGCGGCCGACCCGCTGACGTGGAGCGCCGCCGACCTGCGGCCGTACGTGGAGCACGCGCTGGAGGTGTTCGGCCCCGACCGGCTGATGTTCGGCAGCGACTGGCCGGTGGCCCTGCTCGCCGGCGACTACGCCCAGGTGTGGCGGGAGACGGGCGTGCTGCTGTCGGGCCTGTCCGAGGCCGAGCGCGCCGCCGTGCTCGGCGGCACCGCCACCCGCTTCTACGACCTGCCCGAGACTCCGGACGCTTGA
- the argG gene encoding argininosuccinate synthase produces the protein MSKVLTSLPVGERVGIAFSGGLDTSVAVAWMREKGAVPCTYTADIGQYDEPDIASVPGRATAYGAEVARLVDCRAALVEEGLAALACGAFHIRSGGRTYFNTTPLGRAVTGTLLVRAMLEDDVQIWGDGSTFKGNDIERFYRYGLLANPSLRIYKPWLDADFVSELGGRREMSEWLLARDLPYRDSTEKAYSTDANIWGATHEAKSLEHLDTGIEIVEPIMGVRFWDPSVEIAPEDVTIGFEQGRPVTINGKEFASAVDLVLEANAIGGRHGIGMSDQIENRIIEAKSRGIYEAPGMALLHAAYERLVNAIHNEDTLASYYAEGRKLGRLLYEGRWLDPQALMVRESLQRWVGTAVTGEVTLRLRRGEDYSILDTSGPAFSYHPDKLSMERTEDSAFGPVDRIGQLTMRNLDIADTRAKLEQYAGIGMVGSSHQTLIGAAPAAPTKLIGAMPEGGAEAIASSGEAPADDELLDHAAMESGTD, from the coding sequence GTGTCCAAGGTACTCACCTCCCTGCCTGTCGGCGAACGTGTCGGCATCGCCTTCTCCGGCGGCCTCGACACCTCTGTTGCGGTCGCGTGGATGCGCGAGAAAGGTGCAGTGCCGTGCACCTACACCGCCGACATCGGCCAGTACGACGAGCCCGACATCGCCTCGGTGCCGGGCCGTGCCACCGCGTACGGCGCGGAGGTCGCCCGGCTGGTCGACTGCCGCGCGGCTCTCGTCGAAGAAGGCCTCGCCGCCCTGGCCTGCGGCGCTTTCCACATCCGCTCCGGTGGCCGCACCTACTTCAACACCACCCCGCTCGGCCGGGCCGTGACGGGCACCCTGCTGGTGCGCGCCATGCTCGAGGACGACGTGCAGATCTGGGGTGACGGCTCCACCTTCAAGGGCAACGACATCGAGCGGTTCTACCGCTACGGCCTGCTCGCCAACCCCTCCCTGCGGATCTACAAGCCGTGGCTGGACGCCGACTTCGTCAGCGAGCTCGGCGGCCGCCGCGAGATGTCCGAGTGGCTGCTCGCCCGCGACCTGCCCTACCGCGACAGCACCGAGAAGGCCTACTCCACCGACGCCAACATCTGGGGCGCGACCCACGAGGCGAAGTCGCTCGAACACCTCGACACGGGCATCGAGATCGTCGAGCCGATCATGGGCGTCCGCTTCTGGGACCCCTCCGTCGAGATCGCCCCCGAGGACGTCACGATCGGCTTCGAGCAGGGCCGCCCGGTGACCATCAACGGCAAGGAGTTCGCCTCCGCCGTGGACCTGGTGCTGGAGGCCAACGCCATCGGCGGCCGGCACGGCATCGGCATGTCCGACCAGATCGAGAACCGCATCATCGAGGCCAAGAGCCGGGGCATCTACGAGGCGCCGGGCATGGCCCTGCTGCACGCCGCGTACGAGCGGCTGGTCAACGCGATCCACAACGAGGACACCCTCGCCAGCTATTACGCCGAGGGGCGCAAGCTGGGCAGGCTGCTGTACGAGGGCCGCTGGCTCGACCCGCAGGCGCTGATGGTGCGCGAGTCGCTGCAGCGCTGGGTCGGCACCGCCGTCACCGGCGAGGTGACCCTGCGCCTGCGCCGCGGCGAGGACTACTCCATCCTCGACACGTCCGGGCCGGCGTTCAGCTACCACCCGGACAAGCTCTCCATGGAGCGGACCGAGGACTCCGCCTTCGGACCGGTCGACCGCATCGGCCAGCTCACCATGCGCAACCTCGACATCGCCGACACCCGCGCCAAGCTGGAGCAGTACGCGGGCATCGGCATGGTCGGCAGCTCGCACCAGACGCTCATCGGCGCCGCTCCGGCGGCCCCGACCAAGCTGATCGGCGCGATGCCCGAGGGCGGCGCCGAGGCGATCGCCTCCAGCGGCGAGGCCCCCGCCGACGACGAGCTGCTCGATCACGCGGCGATGGAGTCCGGCACCGACTGA
- a CDS encoding phosphotransferase family protein encodes MTRAYLRPDDVRDLVAEQFGTGRRLTALDRLTGGSKKGVYRLRLDDETTAILYVWAAGENYWPPSPTVPDDPFTDASGAELFAANHAALAAAGVRTPRLLTLDRSGRHLDADVALVEDVGAVKLEALMRHDPAAAAAPLATLGDALRRMHTTLGPHYGKLAAIARGEASQIRRAEDVIVDRALGHLDASATRDARLAEAHDRIAGHVRHLRGAVAARQTYGLVHGELGPDHVLVTPAGEPVVIDFEGLTYFDVEWEHAWLQMRFGAAYRALRPVDLDPHRLELYRYAQVLSLIEGPLRIADTDFPDRRWMLDLAEWNITKALAVV; translated from the coding sequence ATGACACGTGCGTACCTCCGGCCGGACGATGTGCGCGACCTGGTGGCGGAGCAGTTCGGCACCGGCCGGCGGCTCACCGCGCTGGACCGGCTGACCGGCGGCAGCAAGAAGGGGGTCTACCGGCTCCGTCTGGACGACGAGACGACCGCGATCCTCTACGTGTGGGCGGCCGGCGAGAACTACTGGCCGCCGTCGCCGACCGTCCCGGACGACCCGTTCACCGACGCGTCGGGCGCCGAGCTGTTCGCCGCCAACCACGCGGCCCTCGCCGCCGCGGGTGTCCGGACCCCACGGCTGCTGACACTCGACCGCAGCGGCCGCCACCTCGACGCCGACGTCGCGCTGGTCGAGGACGTCGGTGCGGTGAAGCTCGAAGCGTTGATGCGACACGACCCGGCCGCGGCCGCCGCGCCGCTGGCCACGCTCGGTGACGCCCTGCGCCGCATGCACACCACGCTCGGCCCGCACTACGGCAAGCTCGCCGCCATCGCCCGCGGCGAGGCGTCCCAGATTCGGCGCGCCGAGGACGTCATCGTGGACCGGGCGCTCGGCCACCTCGACGCCTCGGCCACCCGCGACGCCCGGCTGGCCGAGGCGCATGACCGGATCGCCGGGCATGTGCGTCACCTCCGCGGCGCGGTCGCGGCACGCCAGACGTACGGGCTGGTGCACGGCGAGCTCGGGCCGGACCACGTCCTCGTCACGCCCGCCGGCGAACCCGTCGTGATCGATTTCGAGGGTCTGACGTACTTCGACGTCGAGTGGGAGCACGCCTGGCTGCAGATGCGCTTCGGCGCGGCCTACCGGGCTCTGCGTCCGGTCGATCTCGACCCCCACAGGCTGGAGCTCTACCGGTACGCGCAGGTGCTGTCGCTGATCGAGGGGCCGCTGCGGATCGCGGACACCGACTTCCCCGACCGGCGATGGATGCTGGACCTGGCCGAATGGAACATCACCAAGGCGCTCGCCGTCGTCTGA
- a CDS encoding DUF5713 family protein, which produces MPPTNQQVIDHAFLQALYDDDYYPDQVVDQGRAILLRLCERIEADRPADLAALYALTEAATEEFNDLEAAFEAAGSEIETVAREVIADDFRFVASAYGFAEADAEELIAAREW; this is translated from the coding sequence GTGCCCCCCACGAACCAGCAGGTGATCGACCACGCGTTCCTCCAGGCCCTGTACGACGACGACTACTACCCCGACCAGGTCGTCGACCAGGGCAGGGCCATCCTCCTGAGGTTGTGCGAGCGGATCGAGGCCGACCGCCCGGCGGACCTGGCGGCGCTCTACGCCCTCACGGAGGCCGCGACGGAGGAGTTCAACGACCTGGAGGCGGCCTTCGAGGCGGCCGGCAGCGAGATCGAGACGGTCGCCCGGGAGGTGATCGCCGACGACTTCCGGTTCGTGGCGTCCGCCTACGGGTTCGCCGAGGCCGACGCGGAAGAACTGATCGCCGCCCGCGAATGGTGA
- a CDS encoding VOC family protein, translating to MQKITTYLWFDDQAEEAAEFYTSLFADSRIVSVQRYGDAGPGPAGQAMMVTFELAGQRFLALNGGPQFTFTEAISLYVDCETQEEVDALWTRLTEGGEETRCGWLKDRWGLSWQIIPRALPELLSDPDPVKAQQVMKAMLGMQKIDISALEAAAGR from the coding sequence ATGCAGAAGATCACCACGTACCTGTGGTTCGACGACCAGGCCGAAGAGGCCGCCGAGTTCTACACCTCGCTCTTCGCCGACTCGCGCATCGTCTCGGTCCAGCGGTACGGCGACGCCGGGCCGGGGCCGGCGGGCCAGGCCATGATGGTGACGTTCGAGCTGGCCGGCCAGCGGTTCCTCGCGCTGAACGGTGGCCCGCAGTTCACCTTCACCGAGGCGATCTCGCTGTACGTCGACTGCGAGACGCAGGAGGAGGTCGACGCGCTGTGGACCAGGCTCACCGAAGGCGGCGAGGAGACGCGGTGCGGCTGGCTGAAGGACAGGTGGGGCCTGTCCTGGCAGATCATCCCCCGGGCGCTGCCCGAGCTGCTGAGCGACCCCGACCCGGTGAAGGCCCAACAGGTCATGAAGGCCATGCTCGGCATGCAGAAGATCGACATCAGCGCGCTCGAAGCAGCCGCCGGCCGCTGA
- a CDS encoding TetR family transcriptional regulator, with translation MRSKKELSGQKAGSFIEEGRRAQTIASAVEVFADLGFAQASPARIAQHTGVSKGVISHHVAVAEHMRAHRTRLRALGEINLRDAHPEHDLDAHAAEPADLFERAVRT, from the coding sequence ATGCGGTCAAAAAAGGAGTTAAGCGGCCAGAAAGCCGGGTCGTTCATCGAAGAGGGCCGGCGGGCGCAGACCATCGCCTCGGCGGTGGAAGTGTTCGCCGACCTCGGGTTCGCCCAGGCGTCGCCGGCGCGCATCGCCCAGCACACCGGCGTCAGCAAGGGCGTCATCTCCCACCACGTCGCCGTCGCCGAGCACATGCGCGCCCACCGCACCCGGCTCCGCGCGCTGGGCGAGATCAACCTCCGCGACGCCCACCCCGAGCACGACCTCGATGCGCACGCCGCCGAGCCGGCCGACCTCTTCGAACGGGCGGTGCGCACGTGA
- a CDS encoding acyltransferase family protein: MSAQTMPAPRAATRLLAIDNLRIVLTVMVVIHHVAVTYGNIPLWYYVEPARDPSGRLLDLVVVIDQAFFMGFFFLISGFFTPGSYDRKGARGFVRDRLLRLGVPLLAFTVLLRPLLTWSAYAEHDGMPYWMFYLTSWDPGPMWFVEVLIVFVLGYALWRRAGRPVEARVSVPRPRWIVLFALGLSLVTFLWRFAVPTGTYVPVLGLPSPQCLPQYVAMFAAGLVAFRRGWLETLPRQAARLGFLTAGAVSVTLLPLSLTGGPVSQALMATWESTFAVSLIIALVVWFRDRFDRQGPRGRFLSEQAYTVYVVHPLVLVAVGYALRGLHAVAVVKFAVAVVIALPLCWGLAYLVRSLPGAKRIV; this comes from the coding sequence GTGAGCGCGCAGACGATGCCGGCGCCCCGGGCCGCGACCCGGCTCCTGGCGATCGACAACCTGCGGATCGTGCTCACCGTGATGGTGGTGATCCACCACGTCGCGGTGACGTACGGCAACATCCCGCTCTGGTACTACGTCGAGCCGGCGCGCGACCCGTCAGGGCGGCTGCTCGACCTGGTCGTCGTGATCGACCAGGCGTTCTTCATGGGGTTCTTCTTCCTGATCTCCGGCTTCTTCACGCCGGGCTCCTACGACCGCAAGGGCGCGCGAGGGTTCGTGCGGGACCGGCTGCTGCGGCTGGGCGTCCCGCTGCTGGCCTTCACGGTCCTGCTGCGGCCCCTGCTCACCTGGAGCGCGTACGCCGAGCACGACGGCATGCCGTACTGGATGTTCTACCTCACCTCGTGGGACCCGGGCCCGATGTGGTTCGTGGAGGTGCTGATCGTCTTCGTCCTCGGCTACGCGCTCTGGCGGCGTGCCGGCAGGCCGGTGGAGGCGCGGGTGTCCGTGCCGCGGCCCCGCTGGATCGTGCTGTTCGCGCTCGGGTTGTCGCTGGTCACGTTCCTGTGGCGGTTCGCGGTGCCGACCGGCACCTACGTGCCGGTGCTCGGGCTGCCCTCACCGCAGTGCCTGCCGCAGTACGTCGCGATGTTCGCCGCCGGCCTGGTCGCCTTCCGGCGCGGCTGGTTGGAGACGCTGCCGCGGCAGGCGGCGCGCCTCGGCTTCCTGACGGCCGGTGCGGTGAGCGTGACGCTGCTGCCGTTGTCCCTGACCGGCGGGCCGGTGTCGCAGGCGCTGATGGCCACCTGGGAGTCCACGTTCGCGGTCAGCCTGATCATCGCGCTGGTGGTGTGGTTCCGTGACCGGTTCGACCGCCAGGGGCCACGTGGCCGGTTCCTGTCCGAGCAGGCCTACACCGTGTACGTCGTCCACCCGCTGGTGCTGGTGGCGGTGGGGTACGCGCTGCGCGGGCTGCACGCGGTCGCGGTCGTCAAGTTCGCCGTCGCGGTGGTGATCGCGCTGCCGCTGTGCTGGGGACTCGCCTACCTGGTGCGCTCGCTGCCCGGCGCCAAGCGGATCGTGTGA
- the rraA gene encoding ribonuclease E activity regulator RraA produces MTIVTADLYDERGDRLDSCDLQLRQYGGRSAFAGAVATVRCHEDNALLKSILSEPGEGRVLVVDGGGSLHAALIGDVIAGLALANGWAGVVVNGAVRDVAALRELDLGVKALGSNPRKGGKQGTGERDVPVTFGGATFRPGAELFSDDDGILVTRG; encoded by the coding sequence ATGACCATCGTCACCGCAGACCTGTACGACGAGCGAGGCGACCGGCTCGACTCCTGTGACCTGCAGCTCCGCCAGTACGGCGGCCGGAGCGCCTTCGCCGGCGCCGTCGCCACCGTCCGCTGCCACGAGGACAACGCCCTGCTCAAGTCGATCCTGTCCGAGCCCGGCGAGGGCCGCGTCCTGGTGGTGGACGGCGGCGGCTCGCTGCACGCCGCCCTCATCGGCGACGTCATCGCCGGCCTGGCCCTCGCCAACGGCTGGGCCGGTGTGGTCGTCAACGGCGCGGTACGCGACGTCGCCGCCCTGCGCGAGCTGGACCTGGGCGTCAAGGCCCTCGGTTCCAACCCCCGCAAGGGCGGCAAGCAGGGCACCGGCGAGCGCGACGTCCCCGTCACCTTCGGCGGCGCCACGTTCCGCCCCGGCGCCGAGCTGTTCAGCGACGACGACGGCATCCTGGTGACGCGCGGCTGA